The following are from one region of the Armatimonadota bacterium genome:
- a CDS encoding Gfo/Idh/MocA family oxidoreductase — protein sequence MSDSKLRVGVIGVGSWANRVHIPQVLSHPGAELVALSARSEDRLRKAGEDFGVERLFTDYRALLDMDDLDAVTISSTHNAHYEIAKAALDRGLHVFCEKPLGVNSAQTGELADLAARAGVKTMVAFTNRWVPEAIYARELMRSGFCGEVFHYNICQLAGYGMPGRNWMWRADPDLAGGGVLFDLGCHNIDLALWLNGPIHRVCATLKNTAPTRMKDGQPAPTVVDDTDAFIAEYANGTQGIFHISWTAPGDRIMRHEIAGMDGRIELNLYHDVWRNALRGVRTGESDLVPMPPPDEIQTNIPRAVATEDERAAARKVFLTGYSSLVRAFIDCIINDTDDAPNFADGHATQQVMDAVVQSSREGRWMTIGQ from the coding sequence ATGTCTGACTCGAAGCTGCGCGTTGGCGTCATCGGCGTTGGCTCGTGGGCCAACCGCGTTCACATTCCTCAGGTGCTCTCCCATCCCGGCGCGGAACTGGTGGCCCTGTCAGCTCGCAGCGAAGATAGGCTGCGCAAGGCAGGGGAAGACTTCGGTGTTGAGCGCCTCTTTACGGACTACCGCGCACTGCTGGACATGGACGACCTGGACGCCGTTACCATAAGCTCCACCCACAATGCCCACTACGAGATCGCAAAGGCCGCCCTGGACCGCGGCCTGCATGTCTTCTGCGAGAAGCCGCTGGGCGTGAACTCCGCGCAGACCGGGGAGCTTGCCGACCTCGCCGCCCGAGCCGGCGTGAAGACCATGGTGGCTTTCACCAACCGCTGGGTGCCCGAGGCAATCTACGCCCGGGAACTCATGCGGTCAGGCTTCTGCGGCGAGGTCTTCCATTACAACATCTGCCAGCTTGCCGGGTACGGCATGCCCGGCCGCAACTGGATGTGGCGCGCCGACCCGGACCTCGCAGGTGGCGGCGTCCTGTTCGACCTGGGCTGCCACAATATCGACCTGGCGCTCTGGCTCAACGGCCCGATCCACCGGGTCTGCGCGACCCTGAAGAACACCGCGCCCACCCGCATGAAAGACGGCCAGCCCGCGCCCACGGTGGTGGACGATACCGATGCATTCATCGCCGAGTACGCCAACGGAACCCAGGGCATTTTCCACATCAGTTGGACGGCGCCGGGCGACCGGATCATGCGCCACGAGATCGCGGGCATGGACGGCCGGATTGAGCTGAACCTGTACCATGACGTCTGGCGCAACGCCCTGCGCGGCGTTCGGACCGGCGAGAGCGACCTCGTGCCCATGCCCCCACCCGACGAAATACAGACCAACATCCCGCGCGCCGTTGCCACCGAAGACGAGCGTGCAGCAGCCCGCAAGGTGTTCCTGACCGGGTACTCGAGCCTTGTTCGTGCTTTCATCGACTGCATCATCAATGACACCGATGACGCGCCCAACTTCGCAGACGGTCACGCGACCCAACAGGTCATGGATGCGGTGGTGCAGAGCAGTCGCGAGGGCCGCTGGATGACCATCGGCCAATAG
- a CDS encoding threonine ammonia-lyase has protein sequence MLSLQMITQARSRVAPVVRCTPVLDIHASCRRVALKLENLQRTGAFKIRGATNCIALLEPGERARGVIAASAGNHAQGVAAAASAAGVEATIVMPRNTPILKVDRTRTLGARVILEGDDFDQANTHARELCAEKGLVFVHPFADERVIAGQGTIGLELLEQVPDMSSVIVPVGGGGLIAGIGCAIKESAPQVKVFGVQSALAPAMTCSFEAGHATPAPVSPTIADGIAVGKPEELNCELLRRYVDDMVTVTDAEIATAILRFIEDDKLVVEGAGAATRPALEALGDAVGDRPVLILSGGNVDITTLGAVIDRGLAEAGRSVRLLVDLPDIPGALAGLAAAVSESRANIIEILHNRLTGELELGKAEVEMVLSTRGPEHVAEILQSLRAKGYNARRHEHPRASEDC, from the coding sequence ATGCTGTCGCTGCAAATGATCACGCAAGCCCGGAGCCGGGTCGCTCCGGTCGTCAGATGCACCCCGGTTCTCGACATCCACGCCTCTTGCCGCCGCGTTGCGCTCAAACTCGAGAACCTCCAGCGCACCGGGGCCTTCAAGATCCGCGGGGCCACCAACTGTATCGCGCTGCTGGAACCGGGAGAGCGCGCCCGCGGCGTGATCGCGGCATCCGCCGGCAATCATGCCCAAGGCGTTGCGGCTGCTGCTTCAGCGGCTGGGGTCGAAGCCACCATCGTCATGCCCCGCAATACCCCGATCCTCAAGGTTGACCGCACCCGCACCCTTGGCGCCCGCGTGATCCTTGAGGGAGACGATTTCGACCAGGCCAACACCCATGCCCGCGAGCTGTGCGCCGAGAAGGGCCTGGTATTCGTGCACCCCTTCGCGGATGAACGTGTCATTGCAGGCCAGGGAACCATTGGGCTCGAATTGCTGGAGCAGGTCCCGGACATGAGCAGCGTCATTGTGCCCGTAGGCGGGGGAGGGCTCATCGCCGGCATCGGCTGCGCGATCAAGGAATCCGCGCCGCAAGTCAAGGTCTTCGGCGTGCAGAGTGCACTGGCGCCTGCGATGACCTGTTCCTTCGAAGCGGGACACGCGACCCCGGCGCCGGTGAGCCCCACCATCGCCGACGGCATCGCAGTAGGCAAGCCCGAGGAACTCAACTGCGAGTTGCTGCGGCGCTACGTGGATGACATGGTCACGGTCACCGACGCGGAAATCGCCACCGCGATTCTGCGGTTCATTGAGGATGACAAGCTGGTGGTTGAAGGCGCCGGGGCGGCGACCCGACCGGCCCTCGAGGCATTAGGAGATGCGGTCGGGGATCGCCCGGTGCTCATCTTGAGCGGCGGCAACGTGGACATCACCACCCTCGGGGCGGTGATCGACCGAGGGCTTGCGGAAGCTGGCCGATCCGTGCGGCTCTTGGTGGATCTGCCCGACATCCCGGGCGCGCTCGCAGGTCTTGCCGCGGCGGTGAGCGAGAGCCGCGCGAACATTATCGAGATACTCCACAACCGGCTCACGGGCGAACTGGAACTGGGGAAAGCCGAGGTCGAAATGGTCCTGAGCACCCGCGGCCCGGAACACGTAGCCGAGATTCTCCAGTCTTTGCGCGCGAAAGGCTACAACGCCCGGAGGCACGAACATCCCCGGGCGTCTGAGGACTGTTGA
- a CDS encoding cellulase family glycosylhydrolase codes for MNAFATFTALITWLCVPALAAPELHQITVNGDGVLQFADGAGEVALFGVNYYPPFSIDYAEIRAKGLDHEQAIRDDVKHFARLGLTAIRLHCWDREISDHQGNLIENHHLRLLDLLISECANAGIYTVLTPIAWWNSPTGGGFSDLYTMHQMTTDPTAREVQRNYLRQFVNHVNQFRKLPYRDDPAVVGFETINEPIYPPGTTDEQVVEYINSLVEAIKSTGCRKPVFHSFFCSRETAVGASKADGITFGWYPTGLVAGQMLTGDYLPAVNDYAAMRNPALEGKAKIVYEFDAADVQKPYMYPAMARAFRSGGAQIATQFQYDPMCLAAWNKNWQTHYLNLCYTPAKAISFAIAAEAFRRIPRLSRFGDYPASNRFGDFRVSWEEELSELVSEHAFMYSNDTSSVPPAPEKLQRVWGCGSSAIVKYGGTGAYFLDREDRNYWRLQVYPDAVMVADPYSGGGNEKTRILWQEREMRVRIPELGEEFQVTSVDGGGVREARNGAFRVTPGEYVLTRGMTEILTTPRGDFLAPPSSDLPPAAFVEAAKQWREGYPWNVRASVAAADIQRCSLRIRGPGEREFSAVPMQEGRAYQFAALVPGEAVRGGKTEYYLEVVTGDGTWTFPGGKPGARVDEAGVQPAVLMQVAADSALPQVSYSGPEGKSARAGFVPGPTDNSTALRIEADAFAEPPSCAGIRWPVTAPGNPAAYDAVAFIARGGPDTTAVEITLVQVDGNAFGYNVPLGESWGETVVALEKLKPMWSTTAGAPDLSKLREVSVIFGTWLFPHAKDLPHWVEVERVELRKASPTWTLEVDARTDPILLVRPADRHVHLWGAGRSGSSVPGMDRGVNAFRVDVDGFKPEPDCVSYRLPVQDAFSLWQDEAAKTDCVILKARAGRPNTNAVEFVVIEKDGAPWGTEVKLDRSWQEIKIPFSELRYFGHWNPNAPGRGGEGDRLRPENIRSVNVCLGAFLYPEHFADRHAVEVQEASLGWVGEREATR; via the coding sequence GTGAACGCATTCGCGACTTTCACTGCGCTGATTACCTGGCTCTGCGTCCCGGCACTTGCTGCGCCCGAGTTGCACCAGATCACCGTGAATGGGGACGGGGTGCTTCAGTTCGCGGATGGAGCGGGCGAGGTGGCGCTTTTCGGCGTCAACTACTACCCTCCGTTTTCCATTGACTACGCTGAGATAAGGGCCAAAGGCCTGGACCACGAACAGGCGATTCGCGACGATGTGAAGCACTTCGCCAGGCTCGGCCTGACGGCCATCCGCTTGCACTGCTGGGACCGGGAGATCAGCGACCACCAGGGCAACCTCATCGAGAACCACCACCTGCGGCTGCTGGACCTGCTCATCAGCGAGTGCGCGAATGCCGGCATATACACGGTGCTCACGCCCATTGCCTGGTGGAACAGCCCCACCGGCGGCGGGTTCTCGGACCTGTACACCATGCACCAGATGACCACTGACCCCACGGCGCGAGAAGTCCAGCGCAATTACCTGCGCCAGTTCGTGAACCATGTGAACCAGTTCCGTAAGCTTCCCTACCGCGACGACCCGGCCGTGGTGGGTTTCGAGACCATCAACGAGCCCATCTACCCGCCGGGGACCACAGATGAGCAGGTGGTGGAGTACATCAACTCGCTGGTGGAAGCGATCAAGTCGACGGGCTGCCGCAAACCTGTTTTCCACAGCTTCTTCTGCAGTCGTGAGACGGCGGTGGGGGCATCCAAGGCGGACGGAATCACCTTTGGCTGGTATCCTACGGGGCTTGTAGCCGGGCAGATGCTCACGGGGGACTACCTGCCCGCAGTCAATGACTACGCGGCCATGCGCAACCCGGCATTGGAAGGCAAGGCGAAGATCGTTTACGAGTTCGACGCCGCGGATGTGCAAAAACCGTACATGTACCCGGCTATGGCCCGAGCGTTCCGCAGCGGCGGCGCGCAGATCGCGACTCAGTTTCAGTATGACCCCATGTGCCTCGCTGCGTGGAACAAGAACTGGCAGACTCACTATCTGAACCTGTGCTACACCCCCGCGAAGGCCATCAGCTTCGCCATCGCCGCCGAGGCATTCCGGCGCATTCCGCGGCTGTCGCGTTTCGGGGATTACCCGGCCAGCAACCGCTTCGGCGACTTCCGGGTGAGTTGGGAGGAAGAGCTGAGCGAGCTTGTATCTGAGCACGCCTTCATGTACTCCAACGACACCTCCAGTGTGCCGCCAGCTCCCGAGAAGCTCCAGCGGGTCTGGGGCTGCGGCTCGTCGGCCATCGTGAAGTATGGGGGAACTGGGGCGTACTTCCTGGACCGCGAGGACCGGAACTACTGGCGGCTGCAGGTCTATCCCGACGCGGTGATGGTCGCCGACCCGTACAGCGGTGGTGGCAATGAAAAGACCCGCATCCTGTGGCAGGAGCGAGAGATGAGGGTGCGGATCCCCGAACTGGGCGAGGAGTTCCAGGTGACAAGTGTTGACGGCGGGGGAGTACGAGAGGCCCGCAACGGCGCTTTCCGTGTGACGCCCGGCGAGTATGTCCTCACCCGGGGGATGACGGAAATCCTGACCACCCCGCGGGGCGACTTCCTCGCTCCGCCGTCCTCCGACCTGCCTCCGGCGGCCTTCGTTGAGGCGGCGAAACAGTGGCGCGAGGGCTACCCGTGGAATGTGCGCGCTTCAGTGGCGGCTGCCGACATTCAACGCTGCAGCCTGCGGATCAGGGGCCCCGGAGAGCGGGAGTTCTCCGCGGTACCAATGCAGGAAGGCAGAGCGTATCAGTTCGCGGCACTTGTGCCGGGTGAGGCCGTGCGCGGCGGGAAGACCGAGTATTACCTGGAAGTGGTGACCGGGGATGGGACCTGGACCTTCCCCGGAGGCAAGCCCGGCGCACGAGTGGATGAGGCCGGAGTGCAACCCGCAGTGCTCATGCAAGTGGCCGCTGACAGCGCGCTGCCGCAGGTGTCATACAGCGGGCCCGAGGGCAAGTCAGCCCGGGCCGGCTTCGTACCCGGACCGACCGACAACAGCACGGCGCTGCGCATCGAGGCCGATGCTTTCGCCGAACCGCCCAGTTGCGCCGGAATCCGCTGGCCGGTGACTGCGCCCGGGAATCCGGCGGCGTATGACGCTGTGGCGTTCATCGCACGCGGTGGCCCGGATACCACTGCCGTCGAGATCACCCTGGTGCAGGTCGACGGGAATGCCTTCGGGTACAATGTGCCCCTTGGCGAGAGCTGGGGCGAGACGGTGGTCGCCCTGGAGAAGCTGAAGCCGATGTGGTCTACCACAGCCGGCGCTCCAGACCTGTCAAAGCTCAGGGAAGTGTCGGTGATCTTCGGCACCTGGCTATTCCCGCATGCGAAGGACCTGCCCCACTGGGTGGAGGTCGAGCGAGTCGAACTGCGCAAGGCGAGCCCCACCTGGACGCTGGAGGTGGATGCTCGGACCGACCCGATTCTGCTGGTTCGCCCGGCGGACCGGCATGTGCACCTGTGGGGGGCCGGACGCTCGGGCAGCAGCGTTCCCGGAATGGACCGGGGCGTCAATGCCTTCCGGGTGGATGTGGATGGCTTCAAGCCCGAGCCGGACTGCGTCTCGTACAGGCTGCCGGTTCAAGATGCCTTCAGTCTCTGGCAGGACGAAGCTGCGAAGACCGACTGCGTGATCCTCAAGGCCCGCGCGGGCAGACCCAACACCAACGCGGTGGAGTTCGTCGTGATCGAGAAAGACGGTGCGCCCTGGGGAACCGAAGTGAAACTGGACCGTAGTTGGCAGGAGATCAAGATCCCCTTCAGCGAGCTTCGGTATTTCGGCCACTGGAACCCCAACGCACCCGGACGCGGCGGCGAGGGTGACCGCCTGCGACCAGAGAACATACGCTCTGTGAACGTCTGCCTCGGGGCCTTCTTGTATCCGGAGCATTTCGCCGACCGGCACGCTGTTGAGGTCCAAGAAGCAAGTCTGGGATGGGTCGGCGAACGGGAAGCCACACGGTAG
- a CDS encoding sulfatase-like hydrolase/transferase, which yields MSTPHNRREFIRRAALGAAGASLGAAVLGRFAGPSYAQTTRPNVLFILTDDQRFDAMSCVGNPPWLRTPNMDRIRNEGALFANAFVTTSLCSPSRASFLTGCYAHTHNVRTNEVNDPDPALPTFPMVMQQAGYRTGFIGKWHMAPKASPRPGFDYWLSFRGQGEYSNPSLNENGRDFQAEGYMTDLLTEYALSFLDAQSAQPFCLVLSHKAVHGPFTPAERHKDLYSGETFAEPPNARDDFAGKPEWIRAGMVRGIRREAMLENADKPVPDRIPPTDWNPHVEGRLNYYRSLAAVDEGIGRVLDLLERQGRLDNTVVVFAGDNGYFHGEHRRGDKRLMYEESLRIPLTMRYPALVQPGTTIDEMVLNIDLAPTLEELAGARVPDSVQGQSFVRLLRGQREDWRSSFLYEYFQEGWLPGIPTMFGVRTERWKYITYPKINDIDEMYDLETDPHELTNLAEDPAYADKKQELKAELERLLKETNYQEIPRPKVNKAGSVVLDFDFTQDAGGRVTDRSGKGNHGTARGAQLIDLDGRPARKFTGADSISVDRSESINPAGAPHAVEAWAKAEKDTGVILARGGQSNGYALFLKDGKPGFFLRIGGEAIVVRGANRIGADWVHLLAVITSDALAKLYVDGQEVGSVELDRFIPADPNEGLEIGMDRATLVGDYGADNGFTGLIRRVRVWDGHLTPEQVRACAAEG from the coding sequence ATGTCTACGCCCCACAATCGCCGCGAGTTCATCCGCCGCGCAGCACTCGGCGCCGCCGGTGCATCCCTCGGGGCAGCGGTGCTCGGGCGTTTCGCCGGGCCCTCCTATGCCCAGACTACCCGGCCCAACGTGCTGTTCATCCTCACCGATGATCAGCGCTTCGATGCCATGAGTTGCGTCGGGAACCCGCCGTGGTTGCGCACGCCGAACATGGACCGCATCCGCAATGAGGGCGCGCTGTTCGCCAACGCTTTCGTCACGACGTCCCTCTGCTCACCCAGCCGCGCCAGTTTCCTCACCGGCTGCTATGCCCACACCCACAATGTGCGCACGAACGAAGTGAACGATCCCGACCCGGCACTCCCAACTTTTCCCATGGTCATGCAGCAGGCGGGGTATCGCACCGGGTTCATCGGCAAGTGGCACATGGCGCCCAAGGCTTCGCCCCGCCCGGGGTTTGACTATTGGCTGAGCTTCCGCGGACAGGGCGAGTACAGCAATCCGAGCCTCAACGAGAACGGCCGCGATTTCCAAGCCGAAGGCTACATGACCGACCTGCTCACCGAATATGCCCTGTCATTCCTGGATGCGCAGAGCGCGCAGCCCTTCTGCCTGGTCCTGTCTCACAAGGCCGTCCACGGCCCCTTCACTCCCGCCGAACGCCACAAGGACCTCTACTCAGGCGAGACATTCGCCGAGCCGCCCAATGCCCGGGACGACTTCGCGGGCAAACCCGAATGGATCCGCGCCGGCATGGTGCGCGGGATCCGGCGGGAAGCCATGCTGGAGAACGCCGATAAGCCTGTACCGGACCGCATCCCACCCACCGACTGGAACCCTCACGTCGAGGGCCGCCTCAACTACTATCGCTCCCTCGCGGCGGTGGATGAGGGCATCGGCCGAGTGCTCGACCTCCTCGAGCGGCAGGGACGTCTGGACAATACGGTGGTCGTTTTCGCGGGCGACAACGGATACTTCCATGGGGAGCACCGGCGGGGCGATAAGCGCCTCATGTATGAGGAATCGCTGCGCATCCCCCTGACGATGCGCTACCCAGCCCTCGTCCAGCCCGGGACAACCATTGACGAGATGGTGCTGAATATCGACCTGGCGCCGACGCTCGAGGAGCTCGCCGGCGCGAGGGTGCCCGACAGCGTGCAAGGGCAGTCCTTCGTGCGGCTACTGCGCGGGCAGCGCGAAGACTGGCGCAGTTCATTCCTCTACGAGTACTTCCAGGAGGGCTGGCTGCCCGGAATCCCCACCATGTTCGGCGTCCGTACTGAGCGCTGGAAGTACATTACGTACCCGAAGATCAACGACATCGACGAGATGTATGACCTCGAAACCGACCCGCACGAGCTGACCAATCTCGCAGAAGACCCGGCGTACGCGGACAAGAAGCAGGAACTCAAGGCTGAACTTGAGCGCCTTCTCAAGGAGACCAACTACCAGGAGATCCCGCGCCCGAAGGTGAACAAGGCGGGCAGCGTGGTTCTCGACTTTGACTTCACACAGGATGCCGGGGGCAGGGTCACAGACAGGTCCGGCAAGGGCAACCACGGGACGGCGCGCGGCGCCCAATTGATCGACCTGGACGGACGCCCAGCGCGCAAGTTCACCGGCGCAGATTCGATCTCTGTGGACCGGTCGGAGAGCATCAATCCTGCTGGGGCACCGCACGCGGTGGAGGCCTGGGCAAAGGCCGAGAAGGATACCGGCGTCATTCTCGCCCGGGGTGGCCAGAGCAACGGTTACGCGCTGTTCCTGAAGGACGGAAAACCCGGTTTCTTCCTGCGCATCGGTGGGGAAGCGATCGTGGTGCGCGGAGCGAATCGGATTGGCGCCGACTGGGTGCACCTGCTGGCGGTGATCACCAGCGATGCCCTGGCGAAGCTCTACGTGGATGGACAGGAAGTGGGTTCGGTGGAACTCGACCGATTCATCCCCGCCGACCCCAACGAGGGTCTGGAAATCGGGATGGACCGCGCCACTCTGGTTGGCGATTACGGCGCGGACAATGGCTTTACGGGGCTGATCCGCCGGGTGCGGGTCTGGGACGGGCACCTGACGCCCGAACAGGTCCGCGCGTGTGCAGCAGAAGGCTGA
- a CDS encoding response regulator, translated as MDEAPVNLLLIEDDPDDAFLLEKMLSEAAKGEFALAHATRLAQGLEHLKTRGADVVLLDLSLPDSQGLETFREVHQLHEGVPVVVLTGLDDHTMALRAVQEGAQDYLVKGEVDGHALVRSLRYAIERQRSTYYQAVLAERERFDAAISQMSDGIVVTDARWRITSTNRAARLLINLPEQGWEGTSLQDALAPFTLLPPFAEIMAGKEAVAAFEIAREDTHPPLYVDARLTRLKDAEGNLSSTVLMLRDTTDEKLARHVQASFFSLVPHKLRTPLAVLGGYLELCRHLPADKIARDWSHILDVCEKELEQVTDIVQKLLDFKALTTSQMRTELRQARVCDAVESAISDVRRRHVAANLELTVDIRPGAENVDATREHMTFVVQQLLDNAVKFGDKDPVVVTITATPEEDGGVCISVADNGPGIPHEYHDRIFEGFVQIEDRVTGQVPGLGVGLRMAREVVEAYGGSISLQSAIGEGSTFSFVLPAKRETEGMSIPDRPNGMAPEP; from the coding sequence ATGGACGAAGCTCCGGTCAACCTCCTGCTGATCGAGGATGATCCCGACGACGCGTTCCTGCTGGAGAAGATGCTCTCTGAGGCCGCGAAGGGCGAGTTCGCGCTGGCCCATGCGACAAGGCTTGCCCAGGGCCTGGAGCATCTCAAAACCCGGGGCGCAGACGTTGTCCTGCTGGACCTGTCCCTTCCCGACAGTCAGGGTCTGGAGACTTTCAGGGAAGTCCACCAGCTTCACGAGGGCGTTCCAGTGGTGGTGCTTACAGGTCTCGACGACCACACCATGGCCCTCCGGGCCGTGCAGGAGGGCGCCCAGGACTACCTCGTAAAGGGCGAAGTGGACGGCCATGCGCTGGTGCGCTCCCTGCGTTACGCCATCGAGCGGCAGCGCAGCACTTACTACCAGGCGGTTCTCGCGGAACGCGAGCGCTTCGACGCCGCAATCTCGCAGATGAGTGACGGGATTGTGGTCACCGATGCCCGATGGCGCATCACCAGCACCAATCGCGCCGCACGTCTGCTGATCAATCTGCCCGAGCAGGGATGGGAGGGCACCAGTCTCCAGGATGCGCTTGCGCCTTTCACTCTGTTGCCCCCTTTCGCCGAGATCATGGCCGGCAAAGAGGCTGTCGCAGCCTTCGAGATCGCGCGGGAGGATACTCATCCGCCCTTGTATGTGGACGCCCGGCTTACACGACTGAAGGATGCCGAGGGAAATCTGTCCAGCACTGTTCTTATGCTGCGCGACACCACCGACGAGAAGCTTGCGCGCCATGTGCAGGCCAGTTTTTTCTCTCTGGTCCCTCACAAACTGCGGACGCCACTGGCAGTCCTGGGCGGGTACCTCGAGCTCTGCCGGCACCTCCCCGCCGACAAGATCGCCCGGGATTGGTCCCACATTCTTGACGTCTGCGAGAAGGAACTGGAGCAGGTCACAGACATCGTCCAGAAGTTGCTGGACTTCAAGGCCCTGACCACCTCGCAGATGCGCACCGAACTGCGGCAGGCCAGGGTCTGCGATGCCGTGGAGTCTGCGATCAGCGATGTGCGGCGACGTCACGTTGCCGCGAATCTGGAACTCACCGTGGACATCCGGCCGGGCGCGGAAAACGTTGACGCAACCAGGGAACACATGACTTTCGTGGTCCAGCAACTGCTGGATAATGCGGTGAAATTCGGGGACAAAGACCCGGTCGTCGTCACCATCACGGCCACGCCCGAAGAAGATGGCGGAGTGTGTATTTCGGTGGCGGACAATGGGCCGGGGATCCCTCACGAATACCACGACCGCATCTTCGAGGGGTTCGTGCAGATCGAGGACCGGGTAACCGGGCAGGTGCCCGGTCTTGGGGTCGGCCTGCGCATGGCCCGAGAAGTCGTAGAGGCCTACGGTGGCAGCATTTCGCTCCAATCGGCGATCGGCGAGGGGAGCACGTTCTCCTTCGTCCTGCCGGCGAAGAGAGAAACAGAGGGCATGTCGATCCCCGACCGGCCTAATGGGATGGCGCCCGAACCGTAG
- a CDS encoding exo-alpha-sialidase: MQPPLLIAALLLILALHTACGDLEGPWRTFYEKGAWDVDSTAWIGEGTRSELTDEGLLIADESTENGSGRSYILNWEADAAKGAAIEARVKVISCSSPWGVCMMAADGVHEESVTIYPDRLLLSHCGLSASFNGADDFHTIRLEVKGEDAKVYADDKLVIDGTGKFTKPAHAKRNQCSFGAAASAATGTAIWQWVRYQAGKPERSGPAMPDNPTVEGLDVRVGETVEIVPGAIYQSLFRFRDGRLGVGSQWSSDNGKTWAKGPHNVGTGMVECADGEIIGLGFKSKKVTDGVFSIGLTRSTDGGKTFRSETATMNIPEGTGGTGDDGSAFEGPVADHAIIEADDGSLVAAMYGYFKTDTVLCPSFPPEWKMYKYRTFVMRSTDRGKNWDLLSTVAYNPEIGLESFCEADLLKMPDGEIHCFMRTGGSGGPTKFTPLYLASSRDNGKTWSEPRPIADRGVWPNACRMADGTLVVTYGRPDNWLAFSLDDGRTWTGHFCFHRGASTNYNSVEEVSPGTLLVVYDRRALAPDGNTQAGIVGTFFTVKRR; encoded by the coding sequence ATGCAACCGCCACTATTGATAGCCGCACTGTTGCTCATTCTCGCGCTTCACACGGCCTGCGGCGATCTCGAGGGGCCGTGGCGGACGTTCTACGAGAAGGGCGCCTGGGACGTGGATTCCACCGCCTGGATTGGGGAGGGGACCCGGTCGGAGCTCACCGATGAGGGACTTCTCATTGCCGATGAGTCGACGGAAAACGGCAGCGGGCGCTCGTACATTCTCAACTGGGAGGCCGACGCCGCGAAGGGAGCGGCGATTGAGGCTCGCGTGAAGGTCATCTCGTGCTCCAGCCCGTGGGGCGTCTGCATGATGGCGGCCGACGGGGTACATGAGGAATCCGTCACCATCTACCCAGATCGGCTCCTGCTGTCTCACTGCGGCCTCTCAGCATCCTTCAATGGTGCGGATGATTTCCACACGATCCGCCTCGAAGTGAAGGGTGAGGACGCGAAGGTCTACGCGGATGACAAGCTGGTGATCGACGGTACGGGCAAGTTCACGAAACCTGCCCACGCCAAGCGCAACCAGTGCTCTTTCGGGGCAGCCGCATCGGCGGCGACAGGAACGGCGATCTGGCAGTGGGTGCGCTACCAGGCTGGAAAGCCTGAGCGTTCAGGCCCGGCGATGCCCGACAATCCCACCGTCGAGGGCCTCGACGTCAGGGTGGGCGAAACCGTGGAGATCGTGCCTGGCGCGATCTACCAGAGCCTCTTCAGGTTCCGCGACGGCAGGCTGGGAGTCGGGAGCCAGTGGTCTTCCGACAATGGGAAGACGTGGGCCAAGGGCCCGCACAATGTGGGCACGGGGATGGTGGAATGCGCCGACGGTGAGATCATTGGCCTTGGATTCAAGTCAAAGAAGGTGACTGACGGCGTTTTCTCCATCGGCCTGACGCGCTCCACCGATGGCGGCAAGACCTTCCGGAGCGAGACCGCGACGATGAACATCCCCGAAGGCACGGGGGGCACAGGCGACGATGGCTCGGCCTTCGAGGGACCAGTGGCAGACCACGCCATTATCGAGGCGGATGATGGCTCATTGGTCGCTGCCATGTACGGGTACTTCAAGACCGACACCGTGCTGTGCCCCAGCTTCCCGCCGGAATGGAAGATGTACAAGTACCGCACCTTCGTGATGCGCTCCACTGATCGGGGGAAGAACTGGGACCTGCTGTCAACAGTGGCCTACAATCCGGAGATCGGCCTGGAGAGTTTCTGCGAGGCGGACCTGCTGAAGATGCCCGACGGGGAGATCCACTGTTTCATGCGCACCGGTGGCAGCGGGGGCCCCACCAAGTTCACCCCGCTGTATCTGGCAAGCTCTCGCGACAATGGCAAGACCTGGTCCGAGCCACGCCCCATCGCGGATCGGGGAGTGTGGCCTAACGCATGCCGCATGGCAGACGGCACGCTGGTGGTCACCTACGGTCGCCCGGACAACTGGCTGGCTTTCAGCCTGGACGACGGGAGAACCTGGACAGGGCACTTCTGCTTCCACCGTGGCGCGAGCACCAACTACAACTCGGTCGAGGAGGTCAGTCCGGGGACGCTGCTCGTGGTGTACGACCGGCGCGCGCTGGCCCCGGACGGAAACACTCAGGCCGGCATCGTGGGCACGTTCTTCACGGTGAAGCGCCGGTAG